The Takifugu rubripes chromosome 3, fTakRub1.2, whole genome shotgun sequence genome contains a region encoding:
- the birc5b gene encoding baculoviral IAP repeat-containing protein 5b, translating into MASIDVLMSRFYSYDTMYSQELREQSFVDWPFREECSCTPEKMAKAGFVHCPSENEPDVACCFFCLIELEGWEPDDNPWLEHAKRFPNCGFLTMKKDFTELTVGEFYRLEQERLKIFHRKVCHMKMAHFRDAIDRTLENMKSLLDSMKGISK; encoded by the exons ATGGCCAGCATAGATGTACTCATGTCAAGGTTTTATTCATATGACACGATGTACAGCCAGGAACTGCGTGAGCAAAGCTTTGTGGACTGGCCGTTTCGAGAAGAATGTAGTTGCACTCCTGAAAAG ATGGCCAAGGCTGGTTTTGTCCACTGCCCCAGTGAGAATGAGCCCGACGTGGCCTGCTGTTTCTTCTGCCTGATCGAGCTGGAGGGCTGGGAGCCGGACGACAATCCCTG GTTGGAACATGCGAAGCGCTTCCCCAACTGTGGCTTCCTCACCATGAAGAAAGACTTCACTGAGCTGACTGTGGGTGAATTTTATCGGCTTGAACAGGAGAGGCTGAAGATCTTTCAT AGAAAGGTCTGCCACATGAAGATGGCGCATTTCCGTGATGCCATAGATCGCACTCTTGAAAACATGAAATCTCTGTTGGATTCAATGAAGGGAATATCAAAATGA